In Pseudomonadaceae bacterium SI-3, the sequence TTTGCCGCTAAACAGTTCGCCGCTTTGGCTTCAAGCTTGTCAGCCAGGTTGCCGGGACCGTAAAAACGAAATTCGGCTTCACGCAATGCGGCGTCTGCGATGTTCTGGGTCCTCATGTCGTGTCCGCGGTTTGCAGTGATGCGGGACTCGAGGGTCACGCCGCGCATGCTGCTGACGGCCAGTACAGTCAGCACCAGCAGCATAACGAGAGAGACGAGGAGCACCGCCCCGCCCTGAGAGTTGCGAGAGATGGGCGTCATGGCATGAGGTTCCTGATGGTTTGCGTGGCCCCTGCCACCTGATAGATGCGTTTGTTATCCGCTGATTCCAGTCGGGTCTGTGCATCTGTTGAGGCTTCTACCAGCCAGTCGGTAAGAACCTTCGAATCGCCGTCGCGTTGCCCCGCGCGGCTGGCGAGCAGCAAGGCATAGCGCACGCTGCGGATTGCGCCGCTGGTGGGCGTCCAATCTGCTTGCGGGATGAAGGTGGTGACTTCCTTCTCGAGCATGTCAGTCTTACCTACACCGAAGTCCAAACGCAGGTCCGCGATGCCACGAAGCACCTCGCCGTACTGCGGGCTGGTTGCGTTGAGGCTTTTGCATAGAAGGCGGCCGTCCTGCAGCTGGTCGTTGCTGCTGGGTTCGTATTTGAACGCCAGAACGGTCAGGTCGCCTGCGTCAGGTGGGGACGAAGGGAAGGCCTCGTCGTATGTAACAGCACTAGCAGCGCCCTGGCAGTCCAGTTCGCCGCTGACCTGTGGCTGATAGCGGATGCAGAAGCCGACTCCTTCACTGGGGTTTAGTCCGGTAGCGGCATGTCCTGCACTGAACGCGAGGCATCCGTCGGAAGCTGGGCGGCTGGGAAAAACGATATCCAGCAGCGCTGACGGCGTACGGCGATAACCGGCCTTACCTAGGTAGTCGTTAATGACTAAAGCGGCGAAACGACTAGTTTCTACGTTTCCGGCCTGATTCTGCTGGAAGACATAGTTACGCTTGTTGTCGATATAAACTTGCGTAATGCCGAGGATCAGAAAGCTGCTGATCGCTAGTGCGATAAGCAGCTCTACCATGGACAGGCCAAATTGATGTTTAGTGTGGTTCATGGTTCTACCCGAACTGTATAGCTGCAAACATCGGAGTTTTCCGCATCGAGGCAGGCGCCTTCACGAACTTGCCAGGCCAGGCGAATTTCAAGCATCGAACCCTTGCCATCACAATCATCTGGGGTAGAGCTGCGGCAGACGTGTACGTCGCTTACGAATAGCTCGCTGCCGCCTGGCAACAATGCTTCAACCTTGTCGGCCCAGCAGTCGCGAAGTTCTTTCGCCGTTTTTGCGATTCGGGTCTGGCTTGCCACGCAGCTTTCGCGGTCGGCGAAGTCATCACCGGCGTCTTTGTAGAAAATGGAGCTGTCTTTTAACCCGCTGTTCATAGGGAATTGCGGCGGCGAAGTATCGAACAGCTCTTTTGGGTGCGCTCTTACAATTTCGACCAAGTCGCCGGCCAGAACGATGGCTGTGTTGCGCTGTACCGAGTCCTGCGTGTATTGGATGCTGCGTCCCTGCAGAGCCACCATGCCGAGTACACCGATGGTTGTTAGCAGCAGGGCCACCAGTACCTCGATCAGGCTGAAGCCTTTATTGGTTTTCATTGAGTTCCTCATGGTGTGCAGCTGTCCAGCGCAGCTCCGTCTTTCTTGCCTCGAGGGTAGAGAACGAGGCCGCCGCTAGCTTGCACTTCGAGTAGGTAGCCGGTGGCCGGGTCTGAGTCGCGGCATATGGTGAACTTGGCGGTTGTAGCCGTGCCGTTGGCCCGGTAGACCAGCTTGTCGTCGCTGAGGGCTGAGCTGAGGATTTCCGCGTGTGCGGGGTTATGCTCCAAGAATCGCTCGATCTCGCCGCTTCCCGCGCTGCTGAGTTCCCAAGGCGCATTGCTCTTGATCTGTACTTCATATGCCTGTCGGTTAAGGACTGCTTGACCGCGTGCGTGCTGCAGGAAGCTAACCAGTTCCTCTGCCTTGCTTTGCACTTGGTTACTACGGATCAGGCTGTTGAAGCTGGGGACGGCAATGGCTGCGAAAACGCCAAGCAACGCCAGGGTGATCATCAGCTCGACCAGGGTGAATCCGTGCATGTCGGTTGTGCGTGACATGGTGTACTCCAGGGGAATCGTGAGCGGATGATGCAAATGCGTTGGTGTCTTGTCCGCATGGGGAAGATCGTTGGTGCGTTTGTATGGATGAACGGTCGAGGCTTGAGTTTGAGCTGTGATGGCGTCGATGTTTGCCGCAGGATTCCGTGGTTCGGCTTCACCGGCATAGGCTGGCTTGAGCGGCGTTTTCTGCCTCTGAAGCCTGGCGTATCCGCCCCTGACGACTGACGACGACTTGCCATGCGACCTGCTCCCCATGGCATTGGTAAAATCGGCCATTGCTGGCGGGCGACGCCCCGTTATCGCGAAAACGAATGCTCTCGCTAAAGCCAATCCAGCTGAGCTCATCGTGATGTGGAAGTTGGGTCAGTTGCAGTGTTTGCCCTGTCGTAGTGCGTACAAGCCAGCCATCTGCCCAGTTCGTCGAACATGTTGCCCCGTCTCCGCTTCCACATATCTCTATGGTGCGGCGCCTTAGAACTGCTTGCGTGCGGGCATTGTGCAGTGTGCTTTCGACCTCATCTTTCAGCGCTTCCTGGCGACTTCTTTCAATCATGTTGCCGAACGCGGGGATAGCTATCGCAGCGACGACGCTTAATACCGACAGCGTGACCATCAGGTCTATTAGTGTGAAGCCTTGATTTCGGTTCGCCACAGTGCGGTTCCTTTGCACGTATGATGCTCAGCCGTCCTGGCTGCTGTTTGTGTATCGGCGTTCGCGAGATACACGACGCTCTTTTAAAGCAGCCTGCCCGTCAGTCCAAGTAGGGACGGGCAGAAATGTGAACCAGATGGTTGGAGAGGCATGTGAATCAAGAAGTGATCGTTGTCGGTGGCGGTGTCATCGGGTTGTTGTCCGCCTATCGCCTGGCTCAGGCAGGCACGTCTGTGTTGCTGCTGGAGTCGGGCGATGTTGGCCGCGAAGCTTCCTGGGCCGGCGGCGGGATCGTTTCGCCGCTTTATCCGTGGCGCTACAGCCCGGCGGTCACGGCTCTGGCGCATTGGTCGCAGGATTTCTATCCGCAGCTTGGCGACCGGCTTCTGGAAGAGACGGGGGTGGACCCCGAGGTGCATGTCACCGGCCTTTACTGGCTGGATCTGCATGACGAGGCGGAGGCGCTGAGTTGGGCTGAGCGTTATGGTCGGCCACTCACCTCGGTGTCGATGGGTACCGTGCACCAGGCAGTGCCTTCCCTGAATGAGGGTTACGAGCGCGCCGTTTACATGGAGGGTGTCGCTAATGTCCGTAATCCCCGTCTGCTCCGCGCTTTGCGCGAGGCGCTGCGGCAGCTGCCGAATCTGCATGTGGTCGAGCAGTGCCCGGTTGAAGGGTTCGTCCGCGATGGCTCGCGCATCGTAGGCGTGCAAACGGCGCAGGGCGAGATGCGTGCCGAGCAGGTTGTCGTCGCGGCGGGCGCCTGGAGTGGACGGCTGCTTGCAACGCTGGGGCTCGAGCTGCCGGTCAAGCCCATGAAGGGCCAGATGATCTTGTTCAAGTGCGCCGAAAATTTCCTGCCGAGCATGGTGCTGGCCAAGCGGCGCTATGCGATCCCGCGGCGTGATGGTCACATTCTCGTGGGCAGCACTTTGGAAGATGTCGGTTTCGACAAGACGCCAACCGAAGATGCCCTGGAAAGCCTCCGAGAGACGGCCATTGAGCTGCTTCCTAGGCTGGCTGATGCAACAGTGGTCAAGCATTGGGCGGGTCTGCGTCCTGCTTCGCCTGAGGGCATTCCTTATATAGGGCCGGTGCCGGGCCACGAGGGGCTTTGGCTCAACTGCGGACATTTCCGAAACGGGCTGGTATTGGCGCCTGCTTCATGCCAGCTATTGACGGATCTGATGCTGGATCGCTCGCCTTGCATCGATCCCGAGCTGTACGCTCCAGCTGGTCGACTCTGATTCTGATACTGCCAAGGATCTCGCGCACGGTGTATTGATGACCAACCGGCGCTGGTTGGGTTTGATTGTCGGGCGCGTCGTTTCGTTGAATCGTCATGTCCGGCACCGATACCGTTGGGCTGAGGCGCGTCGGCATTCACCGCGGATCGGACCGTACACAACGTCCGCCGTTACGCATGCGTAACCGATGGTCAAAAGGCAGAGCGGCGGGTCTTTCAGCAGCTTGAACGCAGCATTTCATCACTCAGTGCGGTGCTGTCGTGCTATTCGGCGGCGTTTGCAGCAAAGCGCTGCGCAGCCCTTCGAGCGCGCGGGTTTTGCTGTTAAATTGGACGGCTTTATGGCGCTGAGCCTTGTCGCGCCGATTTCTGTCTTCAAGAGGTTGTGTGTGGCCAAGAAAACCACGTCCCTTTCAGGCCTTGGCGGTCTGGTCTTTTCCACCGACACGGGGCGCCACTGCCCAGATTGCAGCCAACCGCTGGACGCCTGCATCTGCAAGCAACTGCTGATTCCAGCGGGTGATGGCATCGCTCGTGTTCGCCGGGAAAGCAAAGGGCGGGGCGGCAAGACGGTAACGACCATATCCGGCGTTCCCCTCGCTGAAGCTGAACTCAAGGAGTTGGCCAGTGCGCTCAAACGTCGCTGCGGTACAGGCGGCTCGCTCAAGGAAGGCGTGATCGAGATCCAGGGCGACCATGTTCAATTGCTCATCGATGAACTGATCAAGCGCGGATTCAAGGCTAAGAAGTCGGGCGG encodes:
- a CDS encoding pilus assembly protein PilW; the encoded protein is MNHTKHQFGLSMVELLIALAISSFLILGITQVYIDNKRNYVFQQNQAGNVETSRFAALVINDYLGKAGYRRTPSALLDIVFPSRPASDGCLAFSAGHAATGLNPSEGVGFCIRYQPQVSGELDCQGAASAVTYDEAFPSSPPDAGDLTVLAFKYEPSSNDQLQDGRLLCKSLNATSPQYGEVLRGIADLRLDFGVGKTDMLEKEVTTFIPQADWTPTSGAIRSVRYALLLASRAGQRDGDSKVLTDWLVEASTDAQTRLESADNKRIYQVAGATQTIRNLMP
- the pilV gene encoding type IV pilus modification protein PilV — its product is MKTNKGFSLIEVLVALLLTTIGVLGMVALQGRSIQYTQDSVQRNTAIVLAGDLVEIVRAHPKELFDTSPPQFPMNSGLKDSSIFYKDAGDDFADRESCVASQTRIAKTAKELRDCWADKVEALLPGGSELFVSDVHVCRSSTPDDCDGKGSMLEIRLAWQVREGACLDAENSDVCSYTVRVEP
- a CDS encoding pilus assembly protein FimT; the encoded protein is MSRTTDMHGFTLVELMITLALLGVFAAIAVPSFNSLIRSNQVQSKAEELVSFLQHARGQAVLNRQAYEVQIKSNAPWELSSAGSGEIERFLEHNPAHAEILSSALSDDKLVYRANGTATTAKFTICRDSDPATGYLLEVQASGGLVLYPRGKKDGAALDSCTP
- a CDS encoding fimbrial biogenesis protein FimT, coding for MANRNQGFTLIDLMVTLSVLSVVAAIAIPAFGNMIERSRQEALKDEVESTLHNARTQAVLRRRTIEICGSGDGATCSTNWADGWLVRTTTGQTLQLTQLPHHDELSWIGFSESIRFRDNGASPASNGRFYQCHGEQVAWQVVVSRQGRIRQASEAENAAQASLCR
- the thiO gene encoding glycine oxidase ThiO; protein product: MNQEVIVVGGGVIGLLSAYRLAQAGTSVLLLESGDVGREASWAGGGIVSPLYPWRYSPAVTALAHWSQDFYPQLGDRLLEETGVDPEVHVTGLYWLDLHDEAEALSWAERYGRPLTSVSMGTVHQAVPSLNEGYERAVYMEGVANVRNPRLLRALREALRQLPNLHVVEQCPVEGFVRDGSRIVGVQTAQGEMRAEQVVVAAGAWSGRLLATLGLELPVKPMKGQMILFKCAENFLPSMVLAKRRYAIPRRDGHILVGSTLEDVGFDKTPTEDALESLRETAIELLPRLADATVVKHWAGLRPASPEGIPYIGPVPGHEGLWLNCGHFRNGLVLAPASCQLLTDLMLDRSPCIDPELYAPAGRL
- the yciH gene encoding stress response translation initiation inhibitor YciH, with protein sequence MAKKTTSLSGLGGLVFSTDTGRHCPDCSQPLDACICKQLLIPAGDGIARVRRESKGRGGKTVTTISGVPLAEAELKELASALKRRCGTGGSLKEGVIEIQGDHVQLLIDELIKRGFKAKKSGG